A single Xenopus laevis strain J_2021 chromosome 3S, Xenopus_laevis_v10.1, whole genome shotgun sequence DNA region contains:
- the il1b.S gene encoding interleukin 1 beta S homeolog (The RefSeq protein has 1 substitution compared to this genomic sequence) has product MALVPDLSSIPMEGYSGDDEMFYSDSPSGMKDDMGDAAQWQSSTSHCSLDIHVQITHGKGSLHSFRKAVVLVVAVEKLKRGKERFFGDEDLLGLLDSIFVEEEIGFSQAKETYASASTYRYQRATTCRIKDTSNKCFVMQKFHENAQLVALQLQGANIQREEKVSMAFYATQPHQGGSKRPVALGLAGKNLYLSCRATEDGQDSPKLYLEEISNIKDVKGEDLNRFIFMKSQDGLNETSTNSFESVAFPGWYISTSQRENELVQMVHQKNQEAIKDFNLFSVI; this is encoded by the exons ATGGCATTGGTTCCTGACTTGAGTTCCATTCCCATGGAgggctacag cggCGACGATGAAATGTTTTACAGTGATAGCCCATCGGGAATGAAg GACGACATGGAAGATGCTGCTCAGTGGCAGTCAAGCACCAGCCATTGCTCCCTGGATATTCATGTGCAGATAACCCATGGAAAAGGATCCTTACACTCCTTCAGAAAAGCTGTCGTCCTTGTGGTTGCCGTGGAGAAACTGAAAAGGGGAAAAGAACGATTTTTCGGGGATGAGGATTTATTAGGCCTTCTGGATAGCATTTTTGTGGAAG AGGAAATTGGTTTCAGCCAAGCCAAAGAAACTTACGCCTCCGCTTCCACATACCGCTATCAGAGGGCCACCACTTGCAGGATTAAGGATACTTCAAACAAATGCTTTGTCATGCAGAAGTTCCATGAGAATGCCCAGCTGGTGGCTTTGCAGTTACAAGGGGCTAACATTCAAAGAGAGG AGAAGGTAAGCATGGCTTTTTATGCTACACAGCCGCATCAGGGTGGAAGCAAAAGGCCCGTTGCTTTGGGACTCGCTGGAAAGAATCTGTATCTGTCTTGCAGAGCAACAGAAGATGGCCAAGACTCTCCAAAGCTTTATCTGGAG GAAATAAGCAACATCAAAGACGTGAAGGGTGAGGACTTAAACCGTTTCATCTTCATGAAGTCTCAGGATGGCCTCAATGAAACCTCCACGAACAGCTTTGAATCGGTTGCATTTCCAGGCTGGTACATCAGCACTTCCCAAAGGGAAAATGAGCTGGTGCAGATGGTGCATCAGAAGAACCAGGAAGCCATCAAAGATTTTAATCTTTTCTCAGTTATCTGA